The Ramlibacter pinisoli genome segment ACCTGGCCGACGCCCTGGCGCTCGCGCTCCAGCAGCGCGGCTACACGATCACGAAGACGGACTGAGCACCCGATGGACCGCATCCCGATCCTCCAGATGGGGCAGGTTCTGCTCGTGACCATCCAGGTCGACATGCAGGACCAGACGGCGCTCGCGCTGCAGGACGACCTCGCCAACAAGATCGCAACCAGCGGCGCCAAGGGCGTGCTGATCGACATCAGCGCGCTCGAGATCGTCGATTCCTTCGTCGGCCGCATGCTGGGCGGCATCTCCGGCATCTCGCGCATCCTCGATGCGGTGACGGTGGTGGTGGGCATGCAGCCGGCCGTGGCCATCACGCTCGTGGAACTGGGCCTTTCGCTCGAGGGCGTGCGCACCGCGCTCAACGTCGAACGCGGCATGGAACTGCTGGCACAGTCGCGCAAGGGGAATCTTTTTGCCCGTTGACGACGCCCAGGGACAGATGGCAGTGCGCACCGAGGAAGACATCGTGGCGAGCCGCCAGAAGGTGCGCCTGCTCGCGCAGCAACTCAAGTTCTCGCTGGTCGACCAGACCAAGATGATCACCGCCGCCAGCGAACTGTCGCGCAACACCGTGGTGCACGGCGGCGGTGGGCACATGCGCTGGGAGATCCTCGAGCAGGGCCTCAAGCGCGGCCTGCGGCTGGTGTTCGAGGACAACGGCCCGGGCATCCCCGACCTCAAACTCGCCCTCACCGACGGCTGGACCTCGGGCGGCGGCATGGGACTCGGGCTGCCGGGCAGCAAGCGCCTGGTGCACGAGTTCGACGTGCAGTCCACGCCCGGCCAGGGCACTTCCGTGAGCATCACGCGATGGAAGTGATCACCGGTCGTTTCCATGCCGACTTCCCGATGGGCGATGCCAGTCGCGTCGGCGAGGCCCGCCGGCATGCGGCGCACCTGGCGGACGAGTGCGGGCTCGACGAGGTCGAGGCCGGACGCCTGGCGATCATCGTCAACGAACTGGGCAACAACCTGGTGCGCCATGCCACCTCCGGCCGGCTGCTGCTCTCGGCTCGCGTGCAGCGGCGCGAGGTCGAAGTGATTGCCATCGACAGCGGGCCGGGCATCGCCGACCTCGACCGTTGCCTGAGCGACGGCTTTTCTACCGGCGGCACGCCCGGCACCGGCCTGGGCGCGGTGCGCCGGCTGGCGCAGGCGTTCGACATCCACTCGGCCGTGCCGCAGGGCACGGTCGTCCTGGCACGGGTGCGCTCGGCGCAGTCGGCCAACGGCTCGTCGGCCATCTGCGTCGGCGCGGTCGCGCTGGCCGCCCCAGGCGAGACGGTGTGCGGGGATGCCTGGGCGTTCGCGGTCGACGGCGCGCGGGCGGTCGTGATGGTGGCCGACGGCCTCGGCCACGGGCCCGACGCGGCGCAAGCGTCGGCAGCGGCGGTCGAGGTGTTCCGCAACGACCCGATGGCCGCGCCGCGCCTGCAGGTCGAGCGGCTCCACGCCGGGCTGCGCGGCACGCGCGGCGCCGCCGTCACGGTCATGCTGGCCGACGACGAAGCGGGCACCGTGCGCACTTCGGGCGCCGGCAATGTGATGGGACGCATGCTGTCGGGCATCGACGACCGCACCCTGCTCACCCAGCATGGCACCGCCGGCGTCACCATCCGCCGCCCCGACGAGACCAGCGTGCCGTGGCCCGACCATGCCCTGGTCGTGGCCTGCAGCGACGGCATCGAGACCCGCTGGAAGCCCGAGCTGCTGCGCCCGGTGCTGGGCCGCGACCCGGCCGTGGCCGCGGCGATCCTTGCACGCGACCATTTCCGCGGGCGCGACGACGCGACGGTGGCAGTGATGCGCCGGGGAGATTGAGATGGCGGGCGAACCGGTCGATCTCAACCAGCTCGCACGGGACCTGCAGGCCAGCCGGCAGGAAGCGCAGGCGCTGCGCGCGGAGCTGGAGGAGACCAACCGGGGCGTGCTCGCGCTGTACGCCGAGCTCGACTCGCAGGCCGACCAGCTGCGCCACGCCACCGAGCTCAAGAGCCGGTTCCTCGCCTACATGAGCCACGAGTTCCGCACGCCGATCAACTCGATCCGCAGCATCGCCCGGCTGCTGATCGACCGGGTCGACGGGCCGCTCACCAGCGAGCAGGAACGCCAGGTCGGCTTCATCCAGCACACCGCGACCGAGTTCGCCGAGATGGTCGACGACCTGCTCGACCTGGCCAAGGTCGAGGCGGGCCGGGTCGAGATCTCGCCGGCCTGGTTCGAGATGGTCGACCTGTTCTCCGCCCTGCGCGGCATGTTCAAGCCGGTGCTGACCAATCCCGACGTGAACCTCGTCTTCGAGGAGCCGCACGACGTCCCGAAGCTGTACACCGACGACCGCAAGCTGTCGCAGATCCTGCGCAACTTCATCTCGAACGCGCTCAAGTTCACCCAGCGCGGCGAGGTGCGGGTCTCGGTGCGCACCGAGGGCGGCCAGGTCACCTTCGCGGTGGCCGACACCGGCATCGGCATCGCGCCCGAGTTCCACCAGGCCATCTTCGACGACTTCTCGCAGGTCCAGTCGCCGCTGCAGAAGCGCCTGCGCGGCACCGGGCTGGGGCTGGCGCTGTCCAAGCGGCTGGCGGCGCTGCTGGGCGGCAGCGTGGACGTGCAGAGCGAACCGGGCAAGGGCTCGGTGTTCTCGCTGACCATCCCGATCCAACTGGGGACCCGCGATGGCCCAGACTGACGCCGGCACGATCCAGAGCACCATCGACCGCGGCGCGCACACGGTGCTGGTGGTCGACGACAACCCGGCCACGCGCTACGCCACCGGCCGCGTGATCCGCGCCGCCGGCTTCAACATCTGCGAGGCCGGCACCGGCCAGGAGGCGCTGGACCTGGCGGCCACGGGCGTTTCGGCCGTCGTGCTCGACGTGCACCTGCCCGACATCGACGGCTTCGAGGTCTGCCGCCTGCTGCGCGCCGCGCCGGCCACGCAGCTGCTGCCGGTGGTGCACCTGTCGGCCGCCTACGTGAAGAACGAGGACCACGTCACCGGCTTGAATGCCGGTGCCGACAGCTACCTGGTCCACCCGGTCGAGCCGGCCGTCCTCATCGCCACCCTGCAGGCCCTGATCCGCGCCCGCACCGCCGAGGACGGGCTGCGCCGCAGCGAGCAGAGCCTGCGCGCCATCTACGACCAGGCCCACAGCGGCATCGCCCTGATCGACGCGCAGGGCCGCTTCTCCGAGGCCAATCCGGCGATGCTCCGGATGCTGGGGCTGCCGCGCGAGAGCGTGATCGGGCGCACGGTGGCCAGCCTGGCGGCGCCGCAGGCGCGCGAACAGATCGAGCGTGAATTCACCGTCGGGCAGGACGCCTGGCGCGGCCAGTTCCCCCTGCTGCACGCCGACGGCCACCTGGTGCACGTCGAATGGAGCCTGTCGCCGCAGGTCGGCCCCGACCGGCGCATCGCGACCGCGGTCGACGTCTCCGAACGGGTCGAGCTCGAGCAGCGCCGCCACGAGGTGCTGGACCGCGAGCAGGCCGCGCGGGCGCAGGCCGAGCGCCACAGCCGCACCAAGGACGACTTCATCGCGGTGCTGTCGCACGAGCTGCGCACGCCGCTGAACGCCATCATCGGCTGGGTCCACATCCTCAAGCGCCGCGGCGTCCTGCCCGAGGGCATGCGCGGGCTGGACGCGATCGAGCGCAACGTCAAGACGCAGGCGCGCATCATCTCGGACATCCTGGACGTCTCGCGCATCAACTCGGGCAAGCTGCAGCTCGAGCGCCAGTGGATCGACCCGGCCGAACTGATCCGCTCGTCGATCGCATCGCTGGGCACCGCCATCGACGAGCGCCAGATCCGGATCCAGACCGACGTCGAGTCCGCCGCTGCTTCGGCCTGGCTGGACCCGGACCGCTACCAGCAGATCTTCTGGAACCTGATGACCAACGCCATCAAGTTCTCGGCCGAGGGCGGCGTGGTGCAGGTCGTGCTGCGGCGCGAGGGCGACCGGCTGCGGCTGGGCGTGCGCGACCAGGGCGCCGGCATCAAGGCCGAGTTCCTGCCGCACCTGTTCGAGCGCTTCACCCAGAGCGACGCGCCGGGCAACCGCCGGCACGGCGGTCTCGGGCTGGGCCTGTCCATCGTCAAGCACCTGGTCGACCTGCACGGCGGCGAGGTCGGCGCCGAGAGCGACGGCCTGGGCCACGGCACGCTGATGTGGGTCGACCTGCCGGTCGGGGCCGAGGTGGCCGACCCGCCTGCCATCGGCCCGGACACGGTGCTCGACGAGGACCCGACCGGCATCCTCCAGGCCCTGCAGGGCGTCGACGTGCTGGTGGTCGAGGACGACGTCGAGGCCGGCGAGATGATGACCATCGTGCTGGGCGACCGCGGGGCCCAGGTGCGGCTCGCACGCGACGTCGACGGCGCGCTGGCGCAGCTGCAGCAGCGCCGGCCGCAACTGCTGGTGAGCGACATCGGGCTGCCGGGCAAGGACGGCTACGAGCTGGCGCGGACCGTCCGCGCGCTGGAGGGGCCGTCGGGCCCGCGCCTGCCGATGGTGGCGCTGACGGCCTTCGCACGGCCCGAGGACCGCCACAAGACGCTGGATGCCGGCTTCGACCTGCACCTGGCCAAACCGCTCAAGCCGCACCAGCTGCTGGCGGCCGTCATCGAGTTGCTGGCCGGCCGCACCCCGCCCGGCTGACTCAGCCCGCAGCGGCGCCCGCGGCCGTGCAGGCTTCGCGCTCGCCCGGCCAGCAGCGGCCGATGCGGTTGAACGGGTCGCCGGTCTGGACCTGGAAGTAGCCCGAGCGGCTCGCGTCCTGGCGGTACAGCACGCCGGCCGCCTTGAACAGCAGGATCTCCAGCAGCGCCGCGTTGGTCGACAGCGTGATCAGCGTGTTGGGCCCGCCGCCCTGCTCGAAGCGGCCCTCGAACCAGCCGCGGTCGGGGTCGTGCAGGTAGCGCACGTTCTCGACCAGCGCATTGGCGTAGTCGCCGGGCCACAGCGCCCACAGGCCGAACGCCGCGCGCGTGGACACCAGCGCCAGTCGCTCGTGGCCGCTGCCGTCGCCGGCGATGGTGTTCCAGGCGTAGCCGGACGCGTACACCGAATCGAGCACCACGTAGGGCGCCTCGCGCAGCTGGTAGTCGCTGCGCGCCGTGACCTGGCGCTCGCGCCGCCAGCGCTCCTCCTGCACCCGGTACACCTGCTCGGCGAGCGGACGCATCCCCTCCTGGCCGTCCGGCGTGTGCCAGCCCAGCTCGATGCCGGCCAGCACGAACGGCATGGTGAGCACCGGGGCCTGGGCGCCGCTGGTGCGCGGATCGCGTGCGTCGTAGCGCAGCGGCAACCCGTGGATGTTGGCGGTGGCCAGCGGCGGCAGCGCCGTCGACCGGCCGGCCTCCACTCCCCAGGCGGCGTAGCCGGAGGCGGCCAGCTGCTCGTAGCCCAGCCGGCCCTCCTGGTAGCGCGCCAGCCGGCCGTCGAAGCGCGCACTGCCCTGCAGCACGCCGCAGGGGTCGATGACATCGCACAGCGTCCAGCGCAGCACCGCCTTGTCGGCGTACTCGCCGAAGCGCGGATGGCGCTGGCCGGCGATGCGCAGCCACAGCAGCAGGCGGCCGATGTCGACCGCCGACCAGCCGATGTCGTCGGGCCGGTTGTCGAAGCCGACCATCTTGCCGCTGACGGCGTTGTAGGCCTTGTTGGGCAGCTTGCCCTGCGACAGGTCCATGGTGGCCAGGAAGCCCAGCAGGCGCGACAGGCGCAGGTCGAACTCGCGCGCGTCGATGATCTGCAGTTCGTGGCCGGCGATGGTGGCCGCGATGGCGTCGGCGGCATTCCAGGCCGTGAACAGCGGTCCGCGGTCGGTGCCGTTGACCAGGCCGGTGTCGTAGTCGGTGTTGTTCTCCAGGTAGCGCCAGGCGGTGCGGGCCCACTGGTACTCGGCGCCGGTCAGGCCGGCCACCGGGCTGGCGGGCTCGGCCACCCTGGGTGCGCTGGCGCCGGTGCCGGGCACCAGGCCCGACTGGCGCGCCACCGAGCCGCAGCCGGCCAGCAGCGCCGAGGCGGCGGCGGCCGACCCGGCCAGCAGGCCGCGCCGGCTCAGCACGGCGCCGCTCCCGGCGCGCTGGCGGCCGGGCGCGCGCAGGGCGGCGGCGCGCCGGCCGTGCGGCCCTGCGGCCCGTAGGGCGCACCGCGGAAGCTGCGGTCCCACAGCGTCGGGCCGCCGGCGCCCCAGCGCAGCAGCTTGCCCTGGGCCTTGAACAGCAGCGTCTCCAGCATGATCCCGTTGTTGTTGGCGGTGAAGGCGCGGATCGGGCCCTTGCCGTTCTCGAGGATGCCCTCCATGAACCCGCGCGCCGGGTCGGCGTGCTGGCCGATCTCCTCGAACAGGCGGTCGGTGTAGGGCGACTTCCACAGCGCCCACATGCCCAGTGCCGCCTTCAGCGACACCGCCGCGTACTGCGGCACGTACTGGCCCGGCTCGGTGATGGTGTTCCAGGCATAGCCGTCGGTGAACACCGTGTCGTAGACGAAGTACGGCTCGGCGTCGAGCTGGTGCTCGGAGCGGGCGGTGAGGATGCCGGTGGCCAGCCAGCGGTTCTCCTGCGCCTGGTAGACCCGGTTGGCGAAGTCCAGCATCCAGGCGTTGGAGTGCTTGCGGTCGTCGGTGTCGCGGTCGAGCGCCGTGTCCCAGTTGAACTCCACGCCGTCGAGCGCATAGCTCTCGGTCACCACGTAGTTGTGCTGGTAGTACTTGCGCGGGTCGCGCGCGTCGTACGGCACTTCCACGCAGTAGATCGGCACCGTGGCGTACGGCTCGGGCCGCGCCGCCAGCTCGGTCGGGATGCCCCACAGCTGGAAGCCCTTGGCCGCGTACTCCTCGTAGCCCAGGCGGCCCTCCTGCAGGTACTGCACCTGCCGGTCCTTGTCGAGCATGGCGCCGAACAGCATGCCGCTGCGGTCGACCACCTTGCCCCACTTCCAGCGCAGCACGAAGCGGTCGATGGCGTCGGCGTGCCGCGGGTAGCGCTCCTTGGCGATCTTCAGCCACACCAGCAGCCGCCCGAGGTCGAGCGCCGAGAAGCCGATCTCGCCCGGGTTGTTGGCGTAGTCGACCTTGTCCAGAGTCCTGGTGTGGTAGACCTTGTTGGGCAGCTCGTCGCGGAAGAACGCCAGCGAACCGAGCGCCGCAACCGCCTTGCCCAGGCGCTCGTCGGCCTGCTGCGGCGTGATGATGCGCAGCTCGCGCGCGGCGACGATGGCGCCCAGGTAGGAGGCCGTGTCCCACATGGTCGTCGACGGGTAGTTGTCGACCGCGTTGGCCAGCCCGGTCGGCTGGGTGTTGTTCTCGAAGTACTTCCAGGCCGTGCGCGCCATCGCCAGCTCGCGCTCGCTGAGCGGCCCGAAGCGGCGTTCGTAGCGCGCGGCCGGCAGCTCGCCGGGCTTGCAGTCGGCGGCGCCGCTGGCGTTGGCCAGCGGCGGGCCGGCCGGGGCCTGGGCCCGGGCCGCGAGGCAGGGGGCCAGCAGCGCGGCGGCCAGCACGAGGGGAAGGAGGCGCGGGCTCATCGTCCGGGTCGCGGGTTCAGCGGTACTGCAGCAGCCGGCCGCGCACGATGTAGGCCAGGCTCTCGAGCACCACGGCGTTGGTGTTGGCGTTGACCGACTGGTTGGGCTTGTCGCCGGCCTCGTAGCGGCCCGCGTACCAGCCGCGCGCCGGGTCGTTCAGGCCGGCCACCGCGTCGACCAGCTGCGTGGTGTAGGGCGTGCGCAGCAGCGCATGCCAGCCGAACGCCGCCTTGGTCGACAGCGTGCGCAGCTGCGGCATCTCCTCGCCCTTCTCGCTCACGGCCACCCAGCGGCGGCCGCCGTTGTACAGGCTGTTGTAGACGAAGTACGGGGGCTGGTCGACGTGGTCCTCGGTCGCGGCGGTCTTCACGCCGGTCTTGCGGAAGCGCTCCTCCTGGGCCCGGTAGACGCGCCAGGCGATCTCGCGCGACTGCCGGGTCCAGCCGAACTCCAGCCCCTGCAGGATCCAGGGCTCGCTGACGACATGGTTCTGCGCGCCGTGGGTGGCCGGTTCGCGGCGGTCGGCCGGCACGGCGATGCCCTCGATGTCCACCAGCTGCAGGTGGGCCATGGGGTCGGCGGCGACGTCGACGTCCAGCCCCATCAGGGCCAGCGTGCGCGCCGCGTACTGCTCGTAGCCGAGCCGGCCTTCCTGCACCGGCTGCGGCGGGCCGCCGCCCTCGCCCGCCTGCAGGCCCCAGAGCTGCCCGTCGCGGGCCAGCTGCGCGGTGTTCCAGCGGGCGATGGCGCGGCGCGCCGCCTCCGTGTGCTGCGGGTGCTGCCAGGCGATGGCGTTGAGCGGCACCAGCAACCGGCCGATGTCGATCGCCGACCAGCCGATGCCGGCCGGGGCCGGCTGGTTGCGGTAGTCGGTCATCGCCAGCGTGCGCGTGTCGTAGGTCTTGTTCGGCAGTGCGTTGGCGTACAGCGGCAGCCGGCCCAGCGCGTCGAGCGCGCGCGCCATGCGGGCATCGAACGCCTTCTGGTCGACCAGCCCCAGGTCGCGCGCGGCCAGCAGCGCCAGCAGCGACGACGCCGTGTCCCACAGCGAGGTGGACGGGAAGCCTTCGACCGAGGACGCCAGGCCGGTGGCCGGGTCGGTGTTGCGCTCGAAGTAGGTCCAGGCGGTGCGCGCCCACTGCTTCTCCTGCTCGGTCAGCGCGCGCGGCGCGGGCAGTGCCGCCGGCAGGTCGGGGCTGGCCGGCAGCACGGCCGGCGCCGGCGCGGCCTGCACCGGCGCGCCCGGCCGCCTGGCGATCAGTTCCTTGCCGCTCTCGCGCTCGATCCACCACACGGAGCCGAAGGCGACCAGGATGGCCGCGATCCAGACCAGCGAGCTGCGCGCCTTGACCCAGTTGTTGTCGTCGCCCGTGGCGAACTCCTGTCGTTCCTGCTCCATGTCCACCCGTCCGTCCTCAGGCCGCCACGGCCGGTTCGATCGCCGGCCCGTCGTCCGGCTGCCACAGCGCCGCGCGCACCAGCGGCAGCATCGCGAACACGTTGTTCAGCCCCCAGGCAACGTTGACCACCAGGTTGGGCAGTTCCTGCTCGTGGCCCTGGGCGAACACCCGCCAGGCGGCGTAGGCCAGGCCCGCCAGCGTGAGCACGATGACCGCCAGTTGCGGCACCACCAGGTGCAGGAAGCTGCCCTCCTGGCGATCCTTGGGCGTGACGTGGAACTTGATCTTCTCGCCCCGCAGCACCGTCCAGAGGGCGCGGAAGTTGACCGGAAAGAACGACAGGTAGGACGCCTTGCCGTCCCAGCTGCGCACGCCCCAGGTGCCGACCATGAAGGCCAGCTCGGTCATCAGGATGAAGGGCAGCGCGTGCAGGTAGAAAGCGCCCGAGTACGCCGACAGCGGCGCGATGCCGGTGAACAGGTAGACGATGGGAGCAGCCAGGAACACGATGTTCCACAGGCAGCCGAGGTACGACCAGAAGGTCGACAGGTACATCAGCCTCTGCGGCAGCCGCATGCCGCCGCGCAGCAGCGGGTTGTCGCGCAGCGCGATGTCCAGCGTGCCGCCGGCGTACTTGAAGCGCTGGATCATCCACGTCAGCAGGTCCTGCGGCGACAGCATCTTCGACTCGATGCGCGAGTGCAGCACCGACTTCCAGCGCCGGCCGGGGTCGTTGTGCAGCACGATGGACGTGTAGATGTCCTCGGAGACGTGGAACTTGTAGGGCGTGAGTTCCTGCTCCAGCGCGAACTGCGTGCGCATGGCCTCGTCGAGGTCGGTGCGCAGCTCCTGGTCCTTGACCTCGTCGGTGAAGCGCGTCACTTCCTTGTCGACCGTCAGCGCGAAGCTGCGCAGCGCGGCCTGCATCACCGCCTCGCGCCGGTGAATGGAACCGGCGCCGCAGCAGAACGAGGCGTGGCACCAGTTGCGCCGCCGCATGATGACGTCGTAGAACATCTGCGGGTCGTTCACGAACGGATCGCGCCCCAGCCGGATGCGGCCCACCAGCCGCTCGACGCCCCGGCCCAGGGCCCGGCCGGCGCCGCCCAGCCGGCGGCCCAGCCACTCGGGCAGCGGCGTGCCCTCGGGCAGGTCGTAGAACCATTGCGGGGTCTGCACCCAGGCCACGTCGGGGTCGCGGAAATAGCCCAGCGTGTTGCGCAGGATGGTCGGGAACAGGCGGTTGTCGGCGTCGACGATGACGATGAAGTCGCCGCTGGTCTGCTCCATCGCGTTGCGCAGGTTGCCGGCCTTGAAGCCGATGTTGTTGCTGCGCGAGAGGTAGTGCACGCCCTCCTCGTGCGCGACCTGCTGCATGGCGGGCCGGCGGCCGTCGTCCAGCACGTGCACCCTCAAGTCGATCGGATGGGGATAGGTCACCGCCCTGGCGTCGCGGATCGACAGCCGCACCAGCTCCTCGTCCTCGTTGTAGGTGGCGATGAAGACGTCGACGGCGATCGGCCGCTGGCCCCACTCGCCCGCCTCGGCCAGGCACTCGCCGATGGTGCGCGGCGGCGGGCGCATCGGCACGTCGCGTGTCTTCCAGAGGTTGAACGTGAACAGCAGCAGGCCGACATAGGCCAGCGTCTCGGCCACCACCAGCGGGATGGCGAACCACAGCGCGTCCAGGTTGAGCGATGCCGTCCAGCGCCAGCGGATGTAGTTGGCCCCCAGCACCAGGGCCACGATGACCAGGAACTGCCACAGCAGCTCGCGCGCCGGCGAGTGCGCAACGGGCGGCGGCGGGCGGCGGTCCTCGAAGCGGTCGAAGTAGAACGAAGGCAAGGCGCGGTTCCCGTGGGCTCAGAGCCGGCGCACCAGGCGCAGCCGGTTCACGCCGTCGCGCGTGCCGTAGCGCACCTCGTCGAAGGCGGCCTTGATCAGTGCCAGTCCCATCCCGCCCTCGGGCAGGCCGTCCAGGTCGGTGGGGTCGTAGAGGAAGGTGGTGGTGACGTCGGTGCTCTCGATCAGGCCGTCGGGGATGGGCTGGCCGCGGTCCCAGATGTCGATCTCCAGGCCGGTCGGGCGCTCCCGCACGCGCAGGCGCACCGGCTCCTGGGTGTCGGCGCCGTAGCCGTGCTCGACGATGTTGGTCAGCGCCTCCGCCAGCGCCAGCTCGATGGCGTCGCGCTCGGCGTCGGCCAGCCAGCCGGGCAGCAGCGCGCGCACGCGTTGGGTGGCCGGCGCCACCTGCGCCAGCGCGGCCTGCAGCTCGATCACCTGTTCCCGCACGCCGGCCGCCGCGGTCAGGCGCCCAGGCGCGCCAGCGCCTCGGCCCGGTCGGCATGGATGGAGAACACCTTGTCCATGCGGGTGAGCTTGAACAGGGCCAGCACCGGCCCGCGGGCGCCGCACACGGCCAGCGACCCCTGGCTGCCCAGCGCCTTGAGGATGGACACCAGCGCGCCCAGTCCGCTCGAGTCGAGGAAGTCGACGCCGGCCAGGTCGACCACCAGGCGGCGGTCGCCGTCGCCGACCAGCTGCACCACCGCCTGCTTGAAGGCGGGCGCCACCGAGGCGTCGAGCCGGCGCACCCGCGGCACCACCACCGGCACGGCGCCGCTGCGGTCCACGTCGATCAATTCCATGGGTTCTCCTGGCGCGGGCGACTCCTGCGGCCCGCGCGACCCGCCATCGTAGGCCAATCGATCACCATCCCCAGCCCCAGCTCACCGAGATGCTGCCGCTGCGCAACGTCCCCTCGCCCGGCGCGCCGGCACGGCCGGGCCAGCGGTTGCCCGAATAGTTCGCGTACTGGATGGTGGGCCCGCGCGGCGCCGGGCTGGTCCAGCCCAGGCCGTAGGTGTAGTCGGGGTCCCAGGGCTGCTGCCGGCTGCGGTCGGGCCAGGCGAAGGCGGTCGCGTGCGCGAACCAGCCGTCCGGCCGGCTGTAGCGGCAGCCGAGGGCGAGCGAGTACTTGTTGCTGCCCAGCGCCGACGTGTTGGCCTGGGTGTAGGTGGGCACCCAGTTGGCGTCGGCATGGCACAGCGCGCTGTCGCCGTCGCCCACCAGCAGCGTCGAACGCATCCCCTCCGGCAGCAGGAACCGGTAGCTGGCGGTCCACTGGCCCTGCGGGAAGTTGAAGCGGCTCTCGCCCAGCGCCGGGTCGGGGTGCAGCCGGGTGCCGGTGTAGTTGGCGTAGAAGAACGCCCAGCGCCCGGGCTGGCCGTCGTCGTAGCCGAAGGC includes the following:
- a CDS encoding glycosyltransferase produces the protein MPSFYFDRFEDRRPPPPVAHSPARELLWQFLVIVALVLGANYIRWRWTASLNLDALWFAIPLVVAETLAYVGLLLFTFNLWKTRDVPMRPPPRTIGECLAEAGEWGQRPIAVDVFIATYNEDEELVRLSIRDARAVTYPHPIDLRVHVLDDGRRPAMQQVAHEEGVHYLSRSNNIGFKAGNLRNAMEQTSGDFIVIVDADNRLFPTILRNTLGYFRDPDVAWVQTPQWFYDLPEGTPLPEWLGRRLGGAGRALGRGVERLVGRIRLGRDPFVNDPQMFYDVIMRRRNWCHASFCCGAGSIHRREAVMQAALRSFALTVDKEVTRFTDEVKDQELRTDLDEAMRTQFALEQELTPYKFHVSEDIYTSIVLHNDPGRRWKSVLHSRIESKMLSPQDLLTWMIQRFKYAGGTLDIALRDNPLLRGGMRLPQRLMYLSTFWSYLGCLWNIVFLAAPIVYLFTGIAPLSAYSGAFYLHALPFILMTELAFMVGTWGVRSWDGKASYLSFFPVNFRALWTVLRGEKIKFHVTPKDRQEGSFLHLVVPQLAVIVLTLAGLAYAAWRVFAQGHEQELPNLVVNVAWGLNNVFAMLPLVRAALWQPDDGPAIEPAVAA
- a CDS encoding ATP-binding protein, translated to MREQVIELQAALAQVAPATQRVRALLPGWLADAERDAIELALAEALTNIVEHGYGADTQEPVRLRVRERPTGLEIDIWDRGQPIPDGLIESTDVTTTFLYDPTDLDGLPEGGMGLALIKAAFDEVRYGTRDGVNRLRLVRRL
- a CDS encoding STAS domain-containing protein, which encodes MELIDVDRSGAVPVVVPRVRRLDASVAPAFKQAVVQLVGDGDRRLVVDLAGVDFLDSSGLGALVSILKALGSQGSLAVCGARGPVLALFKLTRMDKVFSIHADRAEALARLGA